From the Marivivens sp. LCG002 genome, the window CCGACCGTCTTCTCAAGTTCTGCATCGCGCTGGTGGGCCGTTTCAAAGGCGGTATGGGCCATGTCAACGTAGTTGCATCGCTTATTTTTTCGGGCATGTCGGGCTCGGCCGTGGCCGATGCTGCGGGGATCGGCAAGATCATCATCGAGATGATGACCAAGGACGGACGTTTCGGGCGCGGCTATGCAGCGGCGATCACAGCGGCCTCGGCCACCATCGGGCCGATCATCCCGCCGTCCATTCCGATGGTGCTCTATGCGCTCGTCTCGAACACTTCGATCGGCTATCTTTTTTTCGCAGGTATCGTGCCCGGTCTGTTGATGGGCGTCGTCCTCATGGCGATGAACGTCTATATCAGCCACAAGCGCGGTTATGCGACGGAAGCGCCCGTGCCGCTGCGGGATATGCCGCGCACCACAGCCCGTGCCTTCCCTGCCCTCATGATGCCTGTGATCCTCTTGTCGGGCATCTATCTCGGCTACACCACCCCGACAGAGGCCGCTGCAGTCGCCGCGCTTTATGCTCTTGTCGTGGCGGCATTCATCTATCGCGAACTGACTTGGCGGTCGCTCTATGCGGTCTTTGCGGATGCGGCGCGCTCCTCTGCCTCGGTCGGGATCGTGATCGGTGGGGCGCTCATCCTCAATTACATCGTGTCGGACCAGAAAATACCGGAAATGGTGGCCCGCGCGATGGTCGGTCTCGACGTCTCGCCGCTGGTGTTCCTCTTGATGGTCAACCTGATCATTCTGGCGCTCGGCTGCCTTCTGGACGCATCAACGATCATCCTTGTGATCATCCCGCTCTTTATTCCGACATGCCGCGAATTGGGGATCGACCTTGTGCATTTCGGCGTCGTTGCGGTGGTGAACTGTATGATCGGCCTGATCACGCCGCCCTATGGCATCCTGCTCTTTGTGATCAACGCTGTGACGGGCATTCCGCTTGCCGAGATCATCAAGGAAATCTGGGCCTTCCTTGTCGCGCTGGTTCTTGCGCTTCTGGCGATGATCCTGTTCCCCGACATGGTGCTCTTTTTGCCGAGATTGCTGGGCTACCAAGGGTAGAAAAGTTTCACTTTTCGAACATTTGAAAGGGGTCTTGTGACAACAAGTCCCCTTTTTCCATCACTTTCGGAACAAAATTCCGACATCGGCAACATTCGTTCCGGTTGCCCCCGTTACAAGCAAATCGCCCGAGAGTGAAAGCGCGGTGTAGCTGTCGTTGTTGGCGAGATACATGCCGATGTCCCCGCCCTTGGCGGCAATGCGTCCAAGGGTGCCCTGATCGACGATGGCCCCTGCGGCATCGGTCGGACCGTCGCGGCCATCTGTTCCGGCCTGAAGGCACATCCATTCGCCCCAGCCGCGTTTACCGGCCTCAACCGCGATCCTGAGCGCAAGTTCCTGATTGCGGCCCCCTTTGCCTTTGCCCTTGATCTGGACCGTCGTTTCCCCGCCCCAAAGGGTAAAGCCGCGTTTGGCCGCCTGATCACAGATCAGACGCGCGGCTTCGGCGACATCGCCCTCGACAGGATCGGCAAGAAGCGTCACCCCCTCGATCTCTCCGGCAATCGCCCGAAGGCTCTGGGTGTTGGAACCGATTAGCCTATTGTCGCCGCTCTTGAGACGACGAATGCGCCCGACGGCGGCAAGGTGATCACGCACGCTGTCCGAGATGTAATCCCAAAGCCCGAAGCGTTTGAGCATCTGGATGGCATCCCCCGCCGTGCCGAGCGAAGGCGCGGTCGGACCGCTGGCAATCGTCGAAAGATCATCGCCCACCACATCCGAGAGGATCAGCGCCCGCACGGGATGCGGCTCGGCCGAAACGATGAAACCGCCGCCCTTGAGCCGCGAAAGCTGCTGGCGGACAAGGTTCATCTGGCGGATGTCGGCCCCGCTGGCGAGCAAAAGACGGTTCACCTCGGCCTTTTCCTCAAGCGAAATACCCTTGGCCGGCGCAGGCAAAAGCGCTGAGCCACCGCCCGAAATGAGCGCGAGCACGGGTCCCGCCCCAGCTTCGAGAGCGTCAAGAACAGCCTGCGACGCCTTGGCCCCGTTTTCATCGGGAATCGGGTGCCCCGACGCAAAGACCTCGGCCCCGTCGAGATCGCGGGCGTTTTCGTAATTGGTGATGACGAGACAGCGCGCACCCCGACCCAGCGTGTCGAGCGCGGCTTCGGCCATGCGCATGGCCGCTTTGCCGACCGAGACAATCAGCGCAGGCTCGAAAGGGTCCTCTGCAAGCGCAGTGCGAACAGCCTCATAGGGATCGGCAGCGGCAACCCCGACTTGGAAAAGATGGGTAAGCTGGGTTCTCAGAGCGTCCGACATGTGCGCCTCTTGGGTGACTTGACCTCAGTTTGAACAACCAAGGACAAGGCACAAGCAAAAAGAGCAACCTTTCAGCAATTTCAGTCGTTTGAGCCGCGCCCGACCCTAAGCAGCGGGGGCGCGAAGCGTCAGCCCGCCTGCCTCGACGATGAAATCGACGACCTGATCAACACCGACACCGTTACGCATTTCGCCGAAAACAAAGGGGCGTCCCTTGCGGTGCTCGGTCGCGTCCCGCTCCATACGTGCGGTATCGGCCCCGACATAGGGCGCAAGATCGCGCTTGTTGATGATAAGAAGGTCGGATTTCGTCAGTGCCGGCCCGCCTTTGCGCGGGATGTCATCCCCAGCCGCCGTGTCGATCACATAGAGCGTGAGATCGGCAAGTTCGGGCGAGAAGGTCGCCGAAAGATTGTCGCCGCCGCTCTCGATCAGGATCAGATCAAGGTCGGGAAAGGCCTCGTTCAACTCGGCCACGGCGGCAAGGTTGATCGAAGCATCCTCGCGAATAGCCGTATGGGGACAGCCCCCCGTTTCGACACCGCGGATACGGTCGAGGGGAAGCACCTGTTGACGCATGAGCGCCTCTGCATCTTCGCGGGTATAGATGTCATTGGTGATGACCGCCATGGAAAGACGGCTCGAAAGAGCGCGGCACAGCTGCGCG encodes:
- the ureG gene encoding urease accessory protein UreG, which encodes MTSPNGPLRVGIGGPVGAGKTTLTAQLCRALSSRLSMAVITNDIYTREDAEALMRQQVLPLDRIRGVETGGCPHTAIREDASINLAAVAELNEAFPDLDLILIESGGDNLSATFSPELADLTLYVIDTAAGDDIPRKGGPALTKSDLLIINKRDLAPYVGADTARMERDATEHRKGRPFVFGEMRNGVGVDQVVDFIVEAGGLTLRAPAA
- a CDS encoding TRAP transporter large permease, with translation MSFELGMMLLALFGLAGMGLPIAYAILCAALLYLELSGRGVGLAGKLLMDGLYQSFVLLAVPLFIVAANIMNAGSIADRLLKFCIALVGRFKGGMGHVNVVASLIFSGMSGSAVADAAGIGKIIIEMMTKDGRFGRGYAAAITAASATIGPIIPPSIPMVLYALVSNTSIGYLFFAGIVPGLLMGVVLMAMNVYISHKRGYATEAPVPLRDMPRTTARAFPALMMPVILLSGIYLGYTTPTEAAAVAALYALVVAAFIYRELTWRSLYAVFADAARSSASVGIVIGGALILNYIVSDQKIPEMVARAMVGLDVSPLVFLLMVNLIILALGCLLDASTIILVIIPLFIPTCRELGIDLVHFGVVAVVNCMIGLITPPYGILLFVINAVTGIPLAEIIKEIWAFLVALVLALLAMILFPDMVLFLPRLLGYQG
- a CDS encoding DUF4147 domain-containing protein, with protein sequence MSDALRTQLTHLFQVGVAAADPYEAVRTALAEDPFEPALIVSVGKAAMRMAEAALDTLGRGARCLVITNYENARDLDGAEVFASGHPIPDENGAKASQAVLDALEAGAGPVLALISGGGSALLPAPAKGISLEEKAEVNRLLLASGADIRQMNLVRQQLSRLKGGGFIVSAEPHPVRALILSDVVGDDLSTIASGPTAPSLGTAGDAIQMLKRFGLWDYISDSVRDHLAAVGRIRRLKSGDNRLIGSNTQSLRAIAGEIEGVTLLADPVEGDVAEAARLICDQAAKRGFTLWGGETTVQIKGKGKGGRNQELALRIAVEAGKRGWGEWMCLQAGTDGRDGPTDAAGAIVDQGTLGRIAAKGGDIGMYLANNDSYTALSLSGDLLVTGATGTNVADVGILFRK